GCCCCTCCTGTGGCCCCCATGCAGCTGACAGCACGTGGCAGCAGAGAGGTGGCCCAGCTGGTGGGAGGTAACAGTTTGACAGGAGGGTGTTGCAGAGGCCCCTCTGTCCGAGGCTGTAACAGTTTGGCACAGACACTGAGTCCATTACAGCCGGGTTCTAAGCAGAGGGCTTCACACGGGCAGAGCCAGACTTGGAGCTGAGCAGCTTCTCTACCATGGTGCGGGCGTAGCGTAGCCGGCTGGCCAACTCCTTGCAGCAGCCATGCTCCTCTATCAGGCTCAGCTTGTACGTGCGGAAGTCCCGTTTCTCATCGATGTACGTGACTGCCGCCATCAAGGGGCATAGGATGATTTTAGTGTGGTCCTACAGAGAGAATGCATAGAGCTTGAGAGGTCCCTTGGCAGGCTGAGCCTACTGGTTCACAGCTAGCCACAGGGTTAGCCGCAGACTATCCTAGGTGAACATCCCATGTGCACCCCAGTTGGAATCACCTCgcctgtctctgctgctgtggagaagcaggaccaggaaagcactgactgcaTTTCGTTCTTTTAAAGGATTTCCAGCAAGTGACAACAAAGGTAGCCGGCACCACATGGCCAGCCAGATCTGCACAGGCTACTGGGCAAACAGCGCACTAAGGATTAATTTCAGAgcaacagtcgtgttagtctgtatttgcaaaaagaaaaggagtacttgtggcaccttagagactaaccaatttatttgagcataagctttcgtgagctacagctcacgaaagcttatgctcaaataaattggttagtctctaaggtgccacaagtactccttttctttttgctaaggATTAATAAGGCACAATAGCCTTGATTAGTGAGCAATGCCAGGGAGTCTGGGTGGCTCAGGTACTGGGAAAATGGACTAAGAGGCCTTCCTGTCCTGGGTCAGCTGCTCTGAAATCTGGCCTAAGTTGTGACCATCTGATAGCACCATCTTTCTGCGTGTTACGATGGCCCCCAAAGTGGTTGGTGAGCTGCTGACACTGGAGGTTTTGCTCCTGCTACCACGCAAGCAGCTGTCTCACCTGGAAGAAGTTGATCTGCACAGTGCCGTTGCTCAGGTGCAGGATGATGGCACTGCGAGTCCGGAACCAGGTGCGGAGGTAGGGGAGGCGTGCCAGCTCGTCCCCCTCCCGGGGCGTGATGTTGGCTCCAGCCTTTAGCAGGTGCTCACTCATGTAATTCCGGAAGTATTTCAGTAGTGTTATCTACAGAGACAGCTACATGGGTTAGCAGGATGAGCTGGGCTGTGTGGGGAAGATCATACTTCCAAGGCAGTGTCTGCTTCCATAGCTGCATGGCCCAACTGGTTATTGTAAGACTGCCAGGTTATTGTAAAATGTGAACAAACCAGAACAGGGTGTTTGGACAAGGAACCTAGATTGGTTGTTATACCTGGCCTCACTTCATGGGTTTATTTTTTAGTCCAGGTTGTTCTCGGCATTGCAGAGAACTATTGTTAATATTTCTGTGAAACTGCATTCGCACTGGGTGTTTTACAAAGTGGAAACTGAACCTGAACTGCTGCCAGtgctcttttttgggggggaagcaaAGACATAGCCTCTCTAGCCAGACCCTAGATATGTGGATTGTGCTTGGTCTGCTTAGATAGCCCTTCACAGCCCAGGTGGGTTTCCAGTTCAGACCCAGTTTGGCCAGGGaacagggaaaggaggaggacaCAGTTAATAGACAGTAGCTCCTAGCTGCTGTTAAATTTGCATCTCCAGAGTGACTGACCTTCTTAGTCAACGTAGAGGGGTAGGATCTCACAGTGAAGTAGGACTCGGTGCTGTTTTGCTCAATGTACTGCAGGCTGTCCCCATCGTTGTACATAATGAGACGGGTGGAGTCATTGAAGAGAACCCCAACGCTGTTATCGCACAGCTGGTAGCCTGGTTAGAGAAGGGAATGCATTAGACCTCCAAACACTGAAGGTCTCCAGGCTTGGGATACTCTAAGCTGCAAGAGTGCCTTAGCAGAAGGCTCCCACTCTGGCTGACCGTGGTGCCACTAAGTGTCTTGAGCAGtgcctctcaacctttccagactgcacccctttcaggagtctgattggtcttgTGTACctcaagtttcatctcactttaaaactacttgcttacaaaaatcagacataagaatAGAAAAGTGTCTCAGCACCGTGTTACGGAAACCTTGCGGACTCagttttaccatacaattatcaatcaatcaatcaatcaatcggAATATCAATATTGTAACTTGCATGTCTGTGTCTAGCATATAGAACAGTGTAAATAAGGCCGTATGACattagtttgtcctgactttgctagtgctttttatttgcctagttttacaacaggctacatatttagaggagttgatgtacccccctggaaaaTCTTTgcgtacccctgattgagaaccactggtccagaGCTCCTGTTTTCAGAGGACTATGTGGGGAAACGTCCCCTGCAGAGTTAGTCGTGTAACAAATGAATGCACAGTGAGCTTCCCTCTCCATTGTACTGCCCACCTCAGAATGCCAGTGCTGTCTCAGCTGGCCTCACTGGTCAGCACCTTCTCACCAGGCCCCGCACCCCACCATGTGTTCGCTGGGGCATATGGTGTTCAGTGCCTGCCCGGATGCAGATCTGAAATCCTATGCTCTTTAGACTGTAAGGGGTTGGCGCAGGATGTTAATGATTCCCTCGATCAGCTGAGTATTTTGTGCTGCTCTCACGGGCGGTGACATCTGAGGCACTGCACATACACCCTGTTAGTCAGTTAAAGAACCAGCTACATCAGATGGACGATTTGCAGCCTGGGCCCTTGGATCTCACCCTCCCCTGGGAAGCTGGGGGAAGCGGCTGAAGTGAACTCGGCAGCTGGCAATGCCAAGATGCTTCCTACCTAATCCGTACTTGTCTGAGTAGTCCACCCATTTGCTAACCCAGAAGATGGGTATGCAGGCAGGATCTTCAGCCTCCTCTGCAACAGAAATGGGGTTTGTTAAATAGCATTTGTAAAGCAACATGTGAAACCCTCAGCTGACTTGCTGGGTGTAAGGGGGAGCCAGGGGCAGGGCGAGGAGCTCCTCCACCAACCCTCCGCTTTGGAGTTTTTAATCCAAGCGCCTCGTAGCACATGGAGGCTCGGAGGTCAAAAAGCACCACGTCCGATCCTGTGCAGGGATCCTGGTGTGTGGCAGCCCGTCCCCGTGGCTCACCTTGTCTCACGACTGCCCTCTCAGAGGGTTTGGCTGCGTTGGCCACGCTCAGCTGCTGTAACATGTCCGCTAGGTGGCAGTCGACAGGCTCTCCCAGCTCCCGCAGTGCTGCTTCGTCTTCCTTTTCATGGGTTTTATCTAAGGCAGGGCTGTCCAGGCCTGAGCCGGAGGAGAAGAGCAGGGCGACAGCTGTATTAGTAGCATGAAGGCTGAAGCAGCCGAGTCTCAGGAGACGTTAGATTTACCTTCACACCAAGCTGCAGCAGTTTGCATGACTCGGCCCATAGGGCTGGAAGCAGAGACACCCATCtctgcagtgagcagaagttCTGCCAGCCTCATCCTGTTGATGAGCCGCCTGCTCCATTAGAGCCGGATTACTGCAATTAACGCTGACGACCTTGTCAGCATCCATGCCTCATGGGAGGAGATGGTCTTACCCTGCTTGGGATACTAGCCACTCCCTCTAATGGGCAGAGGCAGGAAGGAAGAGAATGGAGTTAAGAGCTGCCAGGGGGCACCATCTTCCCTTAGGCCATGAGCCTCCTGTGTGGTAGCAGGACACCTAGCGAATTAAACTGGCCTTAGGCCTGAGCTTGGATCGGGCAGTCCCAAGTTCTTGCCAAATGGGAGGAAGAGGATCCAGTTCTGCAGTGGCTGCTCCAGTGAGGCTAGAAGAGCAGCGAGCTGCCATCCTCACTCAAGCAcggccctgcccagagccagagcACTACAGAGAAGCAGGGAGGGCGAGGAACATGAGGCCTGACATGTCCTGGGGCCAGGATGCTCCATTCGCAGTATGTTTAAGATAACCCTCTCTCCATGCTGTGGGGGGGATCTGTCAGAAAAGCAGTGACTGCTCCTGCAAGGGGCAGTGCTGGATTTCCAGGACAAACATCCCCACATGAGCTCACTAGGCATAACCGTACGTCACCAAGGGCCAAGCAGGGTTTTCATCTGTAATTTACTCTCAACACCAGTCTTCTCCCGCTCCCCACTATAACCCAGGGCTCTCTTGTAATTGCCAGACACTGTTAAAACCTACATCCCGACCCCTCCCCACATCTTACCTTTGTTGAGAGCGGTAAGAGGTTTCCGTCCACTCGGGTCAAATCCACTGGGGGCAATTGAAAACCTAGGTGGGATGGTTAGACAGGTGGTGGGCAACCGGGTGGGGATGTAACCTGATGTGAAGAACTCATCATTCAACAGTTCGTCAATAGTAGGGCGGGTGGCAGGGTCAGATCTCAGCATCTTCTGGATGAGATTAGCAGCTACGGGGTTGATGTGCTGAAAGAAGGGATAGGCAGGGTTCATGAGTGAGGGCCAGGGGATAAGCACGACCTAGCACTGGTGTGCACAATGGATAGGTCAGCCCCACAACTAGTGAGGCTTTCCTGCTCCAAGCAGAGGTCGTGCATGGTTGGGAGACCAGGACTTAAGTCTGGTGGAGCTGAGGAGGATTAGAGTTCTAAATGGCTATTTCAGGGTGAAAGCTTACAGTGCAAGTGCAGTTGGTGATTGCGGAAgggtctgacaggcagcagcagggatggGTTTGATACCCAGACCAGTTCAAATTCTGAGTCCAGCCACAAAGGAGAAGGAGTCCAATGGTAGGAAGGGAGTTGGAGTCCCTTACGTGCCCATGATATCACCCAACAGAATATTGTAATGCATCTGTGCCAGTTTGGGGGGCtagctcccccctcccttcccctgggaGTTGGCCTTTCAAGTTAACACTCCCTGCCTTAAGCCTAGAAAGGCTTAACACAAATGTAGATCCTTGTTTGGTGTCTCCCCATCTGTACTCAGGATGCTGGAAGCCATTTCCATGGTTATGAGCAGGCACCAGAGAAGCAATTTGGCTTCTGCACGTGATATCAGCTCTTTCACAAAGGTGACAAAGATCAACCAGGAGGACGAACCCTCCCCTCTGCAGCAGGCTCCGTACCTTGGGGATGTTATACTCATTCTTCTTAATTCGGATGTATGTTTCTTTTAGACAAGAGGTTTCAAAGGGTGGCTTCCCTACCAGGAGAGTGTACCTGCATATTTAAGATATATAAAAGCCCGTCACAAGGAGGAGACTGCAAGATTTCCCCCATGAGGTGTCTTTCGCAGTGGGGGAGAATCACCACACACCCAGGAGATGAAGGGCAGCAGACAATTGTAATTGAAATGCCAGTTCAGTTTCCAGTTCCCTGCTCCCTAAGGGAGGAGATTGGAACTTGGCACCCTCTGGAGGGAGTTCCAGCTAGAAGGTGGCCCTTGGGACTTTAAAGAGAGAAGCTTCAAAATAACCTGCCCTAGAACAGGAAGTTAGCCTGCAAATGCCATTGGGTGCATATATGGCCGGGTGCGCACACAACAGCTGGCAGGTCAAGGTAAGCAGAAAAAAATCGCAGTGATAGTCTGATCTGAGGAATTTTCTGGAGGGAGTCAAGCCCCCGTTACAAAGCAAACGATCCATGAAGGAAGTGGAGAATCATTACCATCTCCACCCCTTGATTACTGCCTTTATGGGAGTAGTCCTGCTAGGGCAGCCTAATTTTCAAACCATTAATTTTAAATTGTAACATTTAAGACCCAGTCCGTACAGAGATTTGAACCATGTTAGCAGCATTATACCTAGAGAACAGCACACAGCTGGGTCTCAGGCCAGTTAGCGCCTCAGGTCCGGTCTACGTGTAAAAATCTGATCAAcctagctacgttgctcagggctatgaaaaatGTCACGCCCAAGTGCTGTGGTTTAGAcagagctagg
The nucleotide sequence above comes from Natator depressus isolate rNatDep1 chromosome 10, rNatDep2.hap1, whole genome shotgun sequence. Encoded proteins:
- the PLK1 gene encoding serine/threonine-protein kinase PLK1, with the protein product MSAVAGKGAKPPGAAEPGKAAGAGAGAGAAAKEIPKVLVDPRTRRSYMRGRFLGKGGFAKCYEITELESQEVFAGKIVPKSLLVKPHQKEKMSMEISIHRSLAHRHVVGFQGFFEDGDFVFVVLELCRRRSLLELHKRRKALTEPEARYYLRQTILGCQYLHGNRVIHRDLKLGNLFLNDDMEVKIGDFGLATKVEYDGERKKTLCGTPNYIAPEVLGKKGHSFEVDIWSIGCIMYTLLVGKPPFETSCLKETYIRIKKNEYNIPKHINPVAANLIQKMLRSDPATRPTIDELLNDEFFTSGYIPTRLPTTCLTIPPRFSIAPSGFDPSGRKPLTALNKGLDSPALDKTHEKEDEAALRELGEPVDCHLADMLQQLSVANAAKPSERAVVRQEEAEDPACIPIFWVSKWVDYSDKYGLGYQLCDNSVGVLFNDSTRLIMYNDGDSLQYIEQNSTESYFTVRSYPSTLTKKITLLKYFRNYMSEHLLKAGANITPREGDELARLPYLRTWFRTRSAIILHLSNGTVQINFFQDHTKIILCPLMAAVTYIDEKRDFRTYKLSLIEEHGCCKELASRLRYARTMVEKLLSSKSGSARVKPSA